In Streptomyces sp. 71268, the DNA window GCATGCTCATGCGCATCAAGCTAACAGCCCCCGTGGCAGCGGCAGATGGCGGCGAACCCACCCCGGCCACCCCCGCTCCACCGCGCGCCCGGTCGACCGCCCCGGAAGAGCGAGCCCGTCGCCGAGCGCGGAGCCCGGCCCCTCCCAGGTCGCCTCATGCCGCGACCGACCCCGACGCGCACCGGTGGGCCGAGCCGGTGGCCGGCGGCCCGTCGGTGCCGGGCGGACGCTCAGCGGTCGGCCGGCACGTCCCGTGCGTCGGGCGGCGCGGGCTGCGGCGGCAGGACGCCGAGCGCCAGCAGTTGCTCGTGCGTAACCCCCTCGGGGACCGGCATCGGGGCCGGTGTGCGCAGCGGCGGCTGCCAGCCCGCCTCCGCGTCCCAGCGGCGCACGATCTTGGCCGGCGCGCCGGCCACCACCGCGTGGTCGGGCACCTCGCCGCGTACCACCGCGCCGGCCGCGACCACCACGTTGCGGCCGAGACGGGCGCCGGGCAGGACCACGGCGCCGGCGCCGAGCCAACTCCCGGCGCCGATGCTGACCGGGGCGCTGCGCGGCCACTGCTTGCCGATGGGCTGGGCGGGGTCGTCGTAGGCGTGGTTGTCGCTGGTGACGTAGACGTACGGGCCGCAGAAGACGTCCCGCCCGAACTCCACCGGCACCGACGCCACCACGTGCGTGCCCCGTCCGAGCACCACGCCGTGCCCCACCCGCAGCACCGGGTCCGGGCCCAGGTCGAGCCCCGGCAGCATGCCGGCGGCCAGGGTGACCCCCTCGCCGATGACGCAGTGGTCGCCCAGTTCGATCCAGCCCTCGCCGAACACCGTGCCCAGCGGGAACGCCAGCCGGGTGCCGGGGCCGATCCGCCGGAACCGGTAGGGCCCGGGGCGCTCGGCGGTCACCGCGCCGGTCTGCTGCATCCAGCGCCAGCCGCGGTGCACCGCGCGTGAGGCCGCGCGGCGCCGCCAGGCGTCGAGCGAGGAGAACACGTGTCGATGGAGGGGCACCCGCCTACCGTACTCACCAGTAGCGACGGTGCCCAGGCCGGCCCCCTCGACGCTTCGCGGACGCGGCGGCCGGGTCCGGGGCCGGGCCGCCGGGCGTCGGCGCGGGGCACCGCCACGGCGCGCGCCCCGCCCGCGCCGTGGGTCGCGCGCCCGCGCGCTCCGGCGTCGGCGCCCCGGCTCGTTTCGCCGGCGCCCGCCGGACTGAACCCGGCACCCCGGGGCACTCGTGCGGTCCGGGCGCGGCGTGCTCACCTCCCCCGCCGAGCGCCGCCGCGCCCGGGTCCCGGCGCCAGGGCGGGTGGCACCGTGGCGGGCCGGCGGGACGGCTGCGGCGTACGGGCGAGCCGACATGCGTCCCCCGGGCCGAACTGGCAAGGTGACCGACGGGGCGGGCGATGGTCACAGCGAGCGGGTCCCCGGGGCAGGTCCATCGGGGACGGGAGTGAGGCGAGAATCTCATGTCGGTCTCCGCGCACGAGCCGGCCGCCCGACACGCGGTGCCGGGCGCCCCGTGCTGGGTGAGCCTGATGGCCCGTGACCTCACAGCCGCCCAGGACTTCTACAGCGCCGTCCTCGGCTGGACGTACCAACCCGGCATGCTGGGCGGCGAGTTCTCGGTCGCGCTGTTCGACGGCCGCCCGGTCGCCGGGCTCGGCGCGCTCGCCCACACCCTGCACGTGCCCGTCTCCTGGACGCCGTACTTCGCGGTCGCCAGCGCCGACGACGTGACGGCCCGCGTCCGCGAGCGCGGGGCCACGGTCGCGGTCGGCCCGCTGCGCTTCGCGCACGGCCGCGCGGCGCTCGCCGCCGACCTCGACGGGGCGGTCTTCGGGATCTGGGAGGGGACGGTCCTGCACTGGGCGGTGGGGCGTGGCAGCGCCCCGGCCTGGCTCGAACTACGCACTCGCGACGCGTTCGCGGCCGCCATCTTCTACGGGGAGGTGTTGCGCTGGGCCGTGCCCGGCGAGGCGGGGTGCGAGGTGGACTACACGCAGGGCCAGGTACTGGTCAGCGACGGGACGCACGCCGTGGCCGGGCTGCGCGGCGGCGCCATCGAGGAGGCCCCCGACCCGAGCATCCGACCCCGCTGGCACGTGTACTTCCCCTGCTCGGACGTGGACACGTCGATGAAGGCCGCGGTCGCCGGCGGCGGCTCGGTGGTGCAGCCGCCACGGGTCGGCGCGCACGGGTACGAGGCGACCCTGCGGGACCCGGACGGCGGGCTGTTCACGGTCACCTCGGTCCGCGACCGGCCGAAGGAGCCCACCCCCACCGCACCGGACGCCCCTCCCGCGTAGGCCGCCCGTCCCGGGTCGACGCTCCGCCGCAGCCCGCGCGGCGGAGCGCCCAGCCCCGTGGATCTTCACGTCGGCGCGCGGATACCGTGCGGTGTTCGCGCACCGAGTCCCGTGGAGGAGATCCCGATGGCACAGCAGGCACTGATCGCGGCGTTCGGCGGCAAGGCACCGCGGGTGGGCGCGGAGGTGTTCGTCGCGCCGTCGTCGGTGGTGCTGGGCGAGGTGACGCTGGGGGCCGGTTCGAGCGTCTGGTACAACGCGGTGCTGCGGGCCGACTGCGGCCCCATCTCCCTGGGCGCGGGCAGCAACGTGCAGGACAACTGCACCGTGCACGTGGACCCCGGCTTCCCGGTGACGGTCGGCGAGCGCGTGACGGTGGGCCACAACGCCGTGCTGCACGGCTGCACCGTCGAGGACGACTGCCTGATCGGCATGGGCGCCACGGTGCTGAACGGGGCCGTGGTCGGCGCCGGTTCTCTCGTGGCCGCCCAGGCGCTGGTCCCGCAGGGGATGCGGGTGCCGCCCGGCTCGCTCGTCGCCGGCGTACCGGCCAAGGTCCGACGCCCGCTGACGGACGAGGAGCGCGCGGGCATGCGGGCCAACTCCGAGGTGTACGTCGACCTCGCGCGCCAGCACGCCGCCGCCCTGGGTGGGCCCGCCCCCACTGACACCGACGCCGCCCGATAGCGCGCCACCACCACGGCGGCGACCGCCGGGCCCCCGGGCCGCCTGTCGTCCCTCGCGCACGCGCGGGCCGCCGTGGCTCGGCCGACGGACGGCGTACGCCCCCTCCCGCGGGGGCGTACGCCGTCGGTCGGGCTGCCCGCCCGTGGGTCCCTCACAGCGCCACGAGCGTCGCGGCCCCGACGTAGACGGCCTGGAAGAGGGTGCGCCGGCCGAGCGGATCGCCCTGGGCCACCTGGCGGCGGGCGGCGGAGACGTTGGCCGGGAACAGGGCGATCATCAGCAGGGCGAGGCCGGCCGCCGCCCATCGCGACAACGCCGGGACCAGCAGCCCGATCGCGCCGGCGATCTCCAGCCCACCCGTGAGCGTGACCAGCAGGTCGGGGCGCGGGACCATGGCGATGAGGTCGGCCCGCGGCGCCGGGTGGAAGTGGGCGAGCGCGGTGAACAGGAACATCACCGCGAGCCCCACGCACAGTGCGGGGTACCAGGCGTCGAGCGCCGACACTCCGAGCAAGCCGGCCAGGCGCGCCGCGCAGAACCCGACGACCAGGGCCACGAACGGTTCCATGATGGCCTCCATCGGTCGAACTTTCCACTGTCAAGATGCGTCCGGGGCACCCCATCTTGTCAATGGAAAGATAGGGTGGGGACATGACGGAACGGTCGTATCACCACGGAGACCTGCGCCGCGCCCTGCTCACGGCCACCGCCGCGGCCATCGCCGACAAGGGCCCGACGGCGCTGAGCCTGCGCGACCTGGCGCGCCGCGCGGGCGTATCGCACGCCGCGCCCGCGCACCACTTCGGCGACAAGGCGGGGCTCCTCACGGCACTCGCCGCCGAGGGGTACGCCATGTTGGCCGACGCGCTCGGCGCCGCCGGCGGGGACCTGCTGGACAGCGGCGTGGCCTATGTGCGCTTCGCCATCGAGCACCGGGCGCACTTCGAGGTCATGTTCCAGCCCGGCCTGTACCACCCCGACGACCCGGAGGTGGCCGCCGCGCGCGAGCGGGCCGACCGCGCGCTGACCACCGCCCTCTCGGCCCGCCCGAGCCACCCGCGCGACGAGGACACCGAGGCGACCCAACTCGCCGCGTGGTCCGTCGCGCACGGCTTCGCCGCCCTGTGGCTCAGCGGCGCCCTGCCCACCACCACGGATGGCGACCTCGAAGCCCTGGCACGACGCGTTCTCAGCCAGCTCTTCCAGCAACCCTGACCCGACCGGAGCGCGGGCCCGCCAGCGATGGGCCCGCACTTCGAACCCACACACGCCAACGCGGCGTCTCTCCCCGGGAACCACACCAGCTTCCGGGAACCACACCCCAGCCGAATCAGGATGTGTAATATCCAGGTTGCGAGGTGAGGCGTTCGCGGCCGCCAACTCCGCCCGCCCTCACCCCGTTTCGCCGCCCCACCCCCGCACCCGGAGGCATCGCGGCACGCGACGCCCCTACCGCCACCCGCGCCGACGTTCCGCACCCGACGGCCCAACCGCCCACGGCGCCAACCACCCGCCACCACCCACCACCCAGCCACACGCCGACGACCTGTCGCGCGGCGCACACCCACAGGGAGAATCTGGATGTCTGATGTCCCGGTTACGGCCGCGGGCAGGCCCGCCGCCGAGGCGACGCGGGCCGGGGGCGGCCTCGCCGCCACGTTCGTCCTGGCGCTCGGCACCTTCGCCGTCGGGACCGACGCCTTCGTGGTCGCCGGCTTCCTCCCGGACATGGCCCGCTCGCTGCACGTCTCGACGGCCACCGCCGGACAGTCGATCACGGTGTTCGCCGCCGCCTACGCCGTGCTGTCGCCCGTACTGGCCACGCTGACCGCGCCGCTGTCGCGGCGAACCCTGCTGGTCGGCGCCCTGATCCTGCTCGGCCTCGCCAATCTGGGCTCCTCGCTCGCCCCCGACTTCCGGACGCTGATCCTCTCCCGCGTCCTGGCCGCCGCAGGCGCCGCCGCGTACACGCCGGGCGCCGGCGCGGCCAGCGCGGCGCTGGTGCGGCCCGAACTCCGCGCCCGTTCGCTGGCGGTGGTCGTCGGCGGGCTCACCGTCGCCACCGCCCTGGGCGTGCCGCTGGGCCAGGTGGCCAGCGGGGCGCTCGGCTGGCGCTGGGCGCTCGGCCTGGTGGCCGCCCTGTGCCTGGCGGTCGCGGCCGGCGTCGCCCGGATCATGCCGTCGCTGCCCGGCAGCCCCCGGGTCCCGCTCCGCGCCCGCCTGACGGCCCTTCGCCAACCCGCCGTGCTGGCCGTGCTGCCGCTGACCGTGTTCGGCATGGGAGCCAGCTACACCGTGTACGCGTACAGCGTGGAGGCGTTGGGCGCGGTGGGCGTGGCCGACTCCCGGCACGTGTGGATGCTCTTCCTGTACGGGCTCGGCGCGGTGCTCGGCAACTTCGCCTCCGGGTTCGGCACCGACCGCTGGGGATCGACCCGCGTTCTGACGGCCGGGTACCTCACCATGGCGATCTCGCTGGGCGGGCTCGGCTGGCTGGCCTCGGCCCACTCCCCGCCGTCCGCCCTGGTCGGCCTCGTGATGGTCGGCTGGGGGGCGAGTACGTGGTGCCAGACCCCGGCGCAGCAGCGCCGCCTGATCGCGGCGGCCCCGAGAGAGGCGCCCCTGGCGGTCTCGCTCAACTCTTCCTGCATCTATCTGGGCATCGGCCTCGGCACCCTGGTCGGCGGCGCCACCCTGCCCACCGGCGTGGGCACCGTGTGCGCCGTCGCCTGCGGGGTCGCCATCGTCGCCCTGGCCTTCGCGCTGGCGACGGCGCGCGTCCCGGGCGCGTCAGCGACCGTCACCCGGGGCGGGCGCTGAGGGGGCGCGCGGTATCGGCGTGCCGGGCCGCCGCCACGCCGCTGGCTGGCGGTGGCCCGGTCGCGGGCGCCCATCAGGCGTTCGGGCGGAGCGTCCAGGTGATCGACATCTCGCCGCTGACGGCGCCGTCCTCGCGGGTGATCTCGACGCGCACCGGGAACTCGGGCCGCCCGCCGGCGTCCAACTCGGCGACCACGTCGGCGATCGGGCGTCCGAGCTCCGCGGTCGCGGTGACGACGCCCTTGGCGACCTTCTTGTACCCGATCTCGGCCCGTACGGCGAGCGGCACCGCACGCGAGAGCTGGTCGCCGAAGGCGGCCATCACGATCGCCCCGCTCGCGGACTCGGCCAGGGTGAACATCGCGCCGGCGTGCGGCCCCTGGATGTGGTTGTGGTAGTCGGGCTGGTCCGGCAGGCGCAGGACGGCGCGCTCGGCGCTCGTCTCGACGAATTCGAGACGGAGCGTACGAACCATCGGCACGCTGGCCGTGAGCATCTCGCCGATCGACGGCATGGTCTCTGACATGCCCGAAAGTTACCAGCGGGTAGGAACTTGTGGGAAGGGCGGACGTAGCAGCCCGCAGACGGCCCCTCTATGGTTACTCGCCATGTGGCCAGGACAGCAGCCGCCCGGGGGCGAGCAGAACCCGCAGGACCAGAACCCGTACCAACAGCCGGGGTACCAGCAGACCGGACCGCCGGGGCAACCGGGTCCGTACCAGACCCCGGCGCCGGGGCAACCCAACCCGTACCAGCAGCCGGTGCCGCCGCCCGGCGCGCAACCCGGGCCGCCCGGAGCCCCGCACCAGGGCGCCTACCAGCAGCCGGGCTATCCGCAGCAGACCCCGCCGCCGCAGGCGTGGAACGCGCCGGCCGGGCCGGGCGCCCCGCAGCCCCCGCAGGGCGGCGGTGACAAGCGGAAGAAGGCCATCGCGATCGTCACGGCGTTGGCCGTGGTGGCCGCCGCCGCCGTCGCCGGCGTGGTGATCTTCTCCGGCGACGACGGGGACGACAAGAAGGACAGCGCGAAGGAGTCGCCCAAGCCGTCGGCCTCCGCCCCGTCCCAGCAGCCGGGGGGCTCACAGGCGCCGAGCGGCGGGCCCGACAACCCGCGTGGCGGCTCGGACAACCCGCGCAGCGGCGACCCCGCCGCCAAGCCCGTGATCCCGGGTTGGAAGACGGTCATCAGCGCCAAGCGGCACGTGGCCTTCGACGTCCCGGACACCGCGGACTGGAAGGTCGAGTCGGCGGGCCTGTCGGTCGGCTTCGAGAGCGACAAGGGCAAGCCGCTCGTCATCATGTCCAGCCCGGCCAAGTACAAGCAGGACGCGTGCTCGGTCAAGGTCGAGGGCAGCACCCGCCCGGACACCAGCGACCTCGGCGGCGTCGGCACCAAGGGCGCGCTGGGCGCCAAGAGCGAGGCGAGCGCGGCCGAGATCGAGGCCGAGAACTGGGTGTTCGCCGGCTACGACCAGAAGCAGACCGGCCAGCGCAAGGTCACCAAGGCCAAGCCGTTCCAGAGCGACCACGGGCTCAAGG includes these proteins:
- a CDS encoding acyltransferase; the encoded protein is MPLHRHVFSSLDAWRRRAASRAVHRGWRWMQQTGAVTAERPGPYRFRRIGPGTRLAFPLGTVFGEGWIELGDHCVIGEGVTLAAGMLPGLDLGPDPVLRVGHGVVLGRGTHVVASVPVEFGRDVFCGPYVYVTSDNHAYDDPAQPIGKQWPRSAPVSIGAGSWLGAGAVVLPGARLGRNVVVAAGAVVRGEVPDHAVVAGAPAKIVRRWDAEAGWQPPLRTPAPMPVPEGVTHEQLLALGVLPPQPAPPDARDVPADR
- a CDS encoding VOC family protein; amino-acid sequence: MSVSAHEPAARHAVPGAPCWVSLMARDLTAAQDFYSAVLGWTYQPGMLGGEFSVALFDGRPVAGLGALAHTLHVPVSWTPYFAVASADDVTARVRERGATVAVGPLRFAHGRAALAADLDGAVFGIWEGTVLHWAVGRGSAPAWLELRTRDAFAAAIFYGEVLRWAVPGEAGCEVDYTQGQVLVSDGTHAVAGLRGGAIEEAPDPSIRPRWHVYFPCSDVDTSMKAAVAGGGSVVQPPRVGAHGYEATLRDPDGGLFTVTSVRDRPKEPTPTAPDAPPA
- a CDS encoding gamma carbonic anhydrase family protein, with amino-acid sequence MAQQALIAAFGGKAPRVGAEVFVAPSSVVLGEVTLGAGSSVWYNAVLRADCGPISLGAGSNVQDNCTVHVDPGFPVTVGERVTVGHNAVLHGCTVEDDCLIGMGATVLNGAVVGAGSLVAAQALVPQGMRVPPGSLVAGVPAKVRRPLTDEERAGMRANSEVYVDLARQHAAALGGPAPTDTDAAR
- a CDS encoding DoxX family protein, which produces MEPFVALVVGFCAARLAGLLGVSALDAWYPALCVGLAVMFLFTALAHFHPAPRADLIAMVPRPDLLVTLTGGLEIAGAIGLLVPALSRWAAAGLALLMIALFPANVSAARRQVAQGDPLGRRTLFQAVYVGAATLVAL
- a CDS encoding TetR/AcrR family transcriptional regulator, with the translated sequence MTERSYHHGDLRRALLTATAAAIADKGPTALSLRDLARRAGVSHAAPAHHFGDKAGLLTALAAEGYAMLADALGAAGGDLLDSGVAYVRFAIEHRAHFEVMFQPGLYHPDDPEVAAARERADRALTTALSARPSHPRDEDTEATQLAAWSVAHGFAALWLSGALPTTTDGDLEALARRVLSQLFQQP
- a CDS encoding MFS transporter; this translates as MSDVPVTAAGRPAAEATRAGGGLAATFVLALGTFAVGTDAFVVAGFLPDMARSLHVSTATAGQSITVFAAAYAVLSPVLATLTAPLSRRTLLVGALILLGLANLGSSLAPDFRTLILSRVLAAAGAAAYTPGAGAASAALVRPELRARSLAVVVGGLTVATALGVPLGQVASGALGWRWALGLVAALCLAVAAGVARIMPSLPGSPRVPLRARLTALRQPAVLAVLPLTVFGMGASYTVYAYSVEALGAVGVADSRHVWMLFLYGLGAVLGNFASGFGTDRWGSTRVLTAGYLTMAISLGGLGWLASAHSPPSALVGLVMVGWGASTWCQTPAQQRRLIAAAPREAPLAVSLNSSCIYLGIGLGTLVGGATLPTGVGTVCAVACGVAIVALAFALATARVPGASATVTRGGR
- a CDS encoding DUF4442 domain-containing protein, with product MSETMPSIGEMLTASVPMVRTLRLEFVETSAERAVLRLPDQPDYHNHIQGPHAGAMFTLAESASGAIVMAAFGDQLSRAVPLAVRAEIGYKKVAKGVVTATAELGRPIADVVAELDAGGRPEFPVRVEITREDGAVSGEMSITWTLRPNA